Genomic DNA from Gopherus evgoodei ecotype Sinaloan lineage unplaced genomic scaffold, rGopEvg1_v1.p scaffold_35_arrow_ctg1, whole genome shotgun sequence:
GGGGGGCCAAAGGACAAAGCCCCCTAATGcctggtgggggagatggggcaaGGCCGGGGGGGCAGGGGACAAAGCTCCCTGGTGcctggtgggggagatggggcagggccgggggggccAGGGGACAAAGCCCCCTGGTGCCTGGCGGGGGAGATGGGGCAAGGCCGGGGGGGCCAGGTGACAAAGCCCCCTGATGcctggtgggggagatggggcagggccggggggggcaggggacaaaGCCCCCTGGTGCCTGGtgggagagatggggcagggccggggttaggggggcaggggatgaaggcagcacccactggtgccaggcaggggagctggggtcACCCCCAGGAGCAAACTGACCAGctccccccggggcaggggcagaatTAAACCCCACTACGCTGAAGGCGCCCAAGGGGTCGCCCAGGCCCCCCAAACCCTCGCCCCGCCCTGGCAGGGGTCTGCCCAAGTGCAggttccccatccaccccctcactCTGCTCCGGCCCCCAAGCTACTCACGGGCCCCCCTTGGCCACAAACCGGCCCCTCAGATTTTcccagcttccccctcctccaccccccccaatGCCCCAGATTGTAGTGGCCAAAGACTGGCCCCCCTGGGAATCACTGGGGTAGAGCTTGTGGGGGGGGCTCAGCGATCCCCAGGGGCCCGGGCCTGTCGCGCCCCCGACTCCTAGTTGATGCGGGAGCCCCCCCGTCCCCAGTCtgcaggtgggagaaaggagaagcCCCCCTCCGCCCCAGATCTGCCCCCCCACGCACCCACTTGCGTGCCAAGTCCAGCAGGCTCTGCCGGGTCACCCCGGGCAGGATGATGCCGTTCAGTGGGGGGGTCACCAGCTCAagttctggaaaagaaaaaccccGTCACACGCACCCCTatctcgggccgggccagcgccaggatgcagcccctctggggtgggggggctaggTACATGGGGACCCCTCACCCTGCACCAGGACACAGCGcctctgggggggggctgggtacacggggacccctcgcccagggTTGGGATGTGTCTgaatctggggtggggggcagggcacacGGGGACCCCTCTAGGGCAGGCATGGGGGATGAGTATATGGGGACCCCCCGGGACGGGACATGGAGTGGGGCATTCGGGGACCCCTGTGGTACAGGATGTGAGGGATGGGTATAGGGGCCCCCCAGGATGGAGGCTGGTTATAGGGGGACCCCCGAGGTGGAGCCAGGCACTAGGGACCTTCCCTGCGATGGGGAGCAGGGCACTCCGGACCTCCATGGCTGGAGGATGGGCATAGAGGGACCCCCTTGGGATGGGGCGCAAGGCAGTCGAAGACCCCTCAGGGGGATGGGTATAGATGGACTCCCTGGGACGGGACAGGGGTACAGggaccccctggggcaggggagaggtacGGGGGGACCCCCCTGGGATGGGACGCAGGGCACTTGGGGACACCCTTCCCAGGGTGGGAAAGGGGATGGGGCACAGGGCACTTGGGGACCCCCCCACGGTGGGAGAGGGGTACAGGGACCCCCAGGATGGGGGGGATGGGGCCCGGGGCACTCGGGGACCCCccgggttggggcaggaggctcCAGCTCTCACCGCCCTGCAGGTCCGTCCAGAAGAGGAAGATGTTCATGGTGCCGACCTCGGTGATCTGGTGATCATCCCCGTAGAGCCACAGCACCTGCTGGCACCCGGCCCGCACCGCCTCGTCCTGCACCAGGATGGTGGGGGCGTAGTTCCTGGGGACGCAGGGGGCGGCACCCTCAGAGAGGGGGGcacggcgggggaggggagggcagcgccTCCTAGTGGCAGGTGGGGAGAGacgaggcagggctgggggggaaaaGGGCCCCCTAGTGGctagtggggggatgggggcagtgccccctagtggctagtggggggagggggatacagCCAGAGCAGAGGGTAGCACCCCCTAGTGGCAGGCAGGGGCAAACAAGGCAGAACCAGGGCATAGAGAGGGAGGGCAGCGCCCCCTAGTggcagatggggggagggggacacggcTGGGGGCTGGGAACAGCACCCCCTAGTGTCAGGTGGGGGCAGACGGGGCAGAGCcggggcatggggagggggcagcaccctctagtggcaggcagggggaggggcacacggccgggggagggggcactgccCCCTAGCGGCAGGCGGGGGCCCGGAAGCTCATACTCACCCCCCCATCTTGCAGTCACCGACACCCCCCAGCCAGGCGCGGACGTAGCGCGGCTCGGCCAGCAGCCCCACGGCGCCCATGGGGCCAGAGGCGAAGTAGGCCCCCACTGGCGACAGGATGACGAAGAGGAGGGCGTGGCCGGGGCGGGACACCCCCAGGGACGGCTGCAGGGGGGAGCAAAACGTCAGAACCCCGgcaccccacagccccgccccacACCGGGGGGGGTTCTGAAGGTCAAGGAGCACGAGGCTGGGGGAGcccagagttggggtgcaggggaaggagcAGATTAAGGGGATACAGGCGGGATACTGatcctggggtgcagggggggaggcTGTCAGGAGACGGATATGGGGGCATGTGCGGGAGAAAGGTctaggggtgcggggggggacGCATGCGGGAGACTGATCTGAGGGCGCGGCTGGGAGAGGTGGGCAGGAGATGGATCCAGGGACAGGGGGGGGATGCGGGCAGGAGACAGATATggaggcgcggggggggggggggtgcgggcgGGGAGATGGATCCAGGGGGCAGGAGACAGatctgggggtgtgggaggaggcgaGAGATGGATCTGGGGGCACGGACGGGGGGGAGGACGCGGGCAGGAGACAGatctgggggtgtgggaggaggcgaGAGATGGATCTGGGGGCACGGACGGGGGGGAGGACGCGGGCAGGAGACAGatctgggggtgtgggaggaggcgaGAGATGGATCTGGGGGCACAGACGGGGGGAGGACGCGGGCAGGAGACGGATCTCGGGGCGTGGGAGGAGGCGGGAGACGGATCCGGAGGCGCGAAGGGGGGACACGGGCGGGAGACGGATCTGGGGGCACAGGAGGAAGCAGAAGACGGGTCCGGGGGCGGACGACGACATGGGCGGGAGACAGATCCGGCGGTGCGGGGGGACACAAGGTCGGAGGCAGGCAGGACGTGGCCCCCCCAGTCAGGCCCGCGGGGGGGGGCGTGGGGGCGCCCCAGGGGCTCGGCTCCGCACCTCGGTGCCGATGTAGGTCGGCCGGATGTAGAGGCTGGCGCTGTCCGAGTGCGGCACCCAGGCCTGGTCGATGGCCACAAGCCGGCGGATacactccaggagctgcagctggtcgaagggctgggggagagggggcagcgcTGGAGAGAGGGGGCAGCCCCTGggaccaggagagaacccaggagtcctgtccaatcccctgcaccgcTCCAACCACCAGGCCTCACTTCCCTCCCGCAACCActgatagaacccaggtgtcctggctcccaaccctgccctgctctaaccaccagacctcaggccccactcccctcccacaaccactgatagaacccaggtgtcctggctcccaaccccacccactctaaccactagacctcactcccttcccagagcctagcagagaacccaggcgtcctggctcccagccccctcaaagatcccccagcagggggcagaggggataaCTGGTGGCTGGGGGCCCGGCCAGTGGGGTCCCCTGGGCCCCATGCAGGAGGCCTGGGGGGGTCACTCACCGGCAGGCTGGCGCGGGCGGCTGAGCGGGACATTCGCTCCATGTTCATCAGGGGCCGGAAGAGACGGATGCGCTGATCCTGGCCCCGGAAAGCCTTCATCCCCTCGAAGagctggggagagccagcaccgTCAGCGTGGGGCTGGGACTCGGCCCCTCGGGGCGCATCCGGGGCCCCTCGCCCAGTGTACaggtgcggctggctctggggtggggggctggttatCCGGGGCCCCCTCGCccaggctgggatgtggctggctctgggggtggggggctggttatCCAGGGCCCCCTCGCCCAGGCTGGGatgctgctggctctggggtggggggctggttatCTGGGGACCCCTAGCccaggctgggatgtggctggctctggggtggggggctggttatCCAGGGCTCCCTTGGCCAGGCTgggatgcggctggctctggggtggggggctggttatCCGGGGCCCCCTTGCCCAGGCTgggatgcggctggctctggggtggggggctggttatccggggacccctcgcccaggctgggatgtggctggctctggggtggggggctggttatCCAGGGCTCCCTTGGCCAGGCTgggatgcggctggctctggggtggggggctggttatCCGGGGCCCCCTTGCCCAGGCTgggatgcggctggctctggggtggggggctggttatccggggacccctcgcccaggctgggatgtggctggctctggggtggggggctggttatCCAGGGCTCCCTCAGCCAGGCTgggatgcggctggctctggggtggggggctggttatCCGGGGCCCCCTCGCCCAGGCTgggatgcggctggctctggggtgggaggctggTTATCCAGGGCCCCCTCGCccaggctgggatgtggctggctctggagtggggagctggTTATCCAGGGCCCCCTCGCccaggctgggatgtggctggctctgggagtggggagctggttATCCAAGGCCCCCTCGCCCAGGCTgggatgcggctggctctgggggtggggggctggttaACCAGGGGCCCCTcacccaggctgggatgcagctggctctggggtagggAGCTGGTTATCCGGGACTCCCTAGCCCCGGCTGGGACGCCGCCCCCCTGGGATCGCAGGGGCCAGGAAcagtccccccacacacacacccacctccACGGCGTAGTGCAGGGCCGAGGAGGCCGGGTGCAGTCTCAGGTGCTGGAAGGGTTTGATGTggggctggccccagccccgctcccggTCCCACTCCACCGTCAGCATGTGGTCGGTGAAATGCTTCCCGAACTGCAGCTGCCCCACCTCCGGCTTGGGCTTCGGCTCACTGGTCAACTCCACCCGCAGGTCCGAGGCCTGGaaaagaacccaggcgtcctggccccTGGCTCTAACCacgagacccccctcccctcccagagctgggggagagatcccaggagtcctggctcccagcccctgtcctgctctaactactagaccccactcccctctgagagccagggagagaacccaggtgtcctggctcccagcccccacaccctAACTAGTAGAcacagagaacccaggcgtccgggccggCACTAACCTTGAAGAAGGTGCTGATGGGTCTCCAGGGGCCGAGGGGCAGCAGCCAGTCCAGGGCGGCACAGAACTGACCTGGCAACACCTGCGGGACAGAGGGATGAGtgactgggggggcagggggaagcccCCATTTCCCGAggggcagcccggagaggtcccccggcctcctgcagcccagcaccccctagcgcccccccGGGGCCGGCCCTTCCTGCCGGGGCGAGCGCTCCCtgctggacctcccgcagcctATCGCACCCCCCAggggccggccctgcctgcaggggagagcgccccccgctgGACCCCCCACAGCCTAGCGCCCCCCCGGGGTCGGCCCTGCCTGtggggggagagcgccccccgctgcaCCTCCCGCGGCCCAGCGCCCCTTGCTGGACACCcccagggccagccctgcctgcgcGGGAGAGTGCCCCCCACTGGACCCCCCGCAGCCTAGCGCACCCCCagggccggccctgcctgcaggggagagcgccccttgctggaccccctgcagcccagcgccccctagggccGGCCCCGGGGGATccagcctcccaccccagagccagctgcatcccAGCCTGACCGAGGGGGCCCCAgatgcccagccccccaccccagagccagccgcacctGTACGCTCCTGCCTgccgggggagagcgccccctgcagcccagcgtcCCCTAGGGcccccctggggccagccctgcctgtggggGGACCCCCGCTGCacctcccacagcccagcgccccctgctggacccccccagagccagccctgcctgcggGGGACAGCGCCCCCCACTGGaccccccgcagcccagcgccccctagggctGGCCCCGGGGgatccagccccccaccccagagccagctgcatcccAGCCCGACCGAGGGGGCCCCAGAtgaccagccccccaccccagagccagccgcacctGTACGCTCCTGCCTgccggggagagcgccccctgcagcccagcgtcCCCTAgggccaccctggggccagccctgcctgccggggGAGAACACCCCCCGCTggaccccccacagcccagcgccccctgctggacccCCCCATCGCTCTCTGTCCCCCTTTCACGCCATCTGAGCAAACGGGGTTAATGTGTAACCTGGCTCCATGCGGAGGGGGGCAAGGTTCCCGAGGAAGGATCCTGtcccccccaggcagggggcaCCACGGGCGCCATGCCAGGCCCCCCACAAAGGGCCCCTCATTGGGGATGCAGTTGGCCACACCAGGCGTGGGAACCTGCCCCCATCAGCAGGATCAGCCCGTCCATCCCCCCCTCCGTTCCCCCACCCACCTGGACTTCGCTCCCCGCTGGGCCGTGCTGGCCTCCAGGCAGGAGAAGCGGAGCCGAGGGCCACGCAGCAGAGACCCCGGGGCCTTCGCCCCCCAACGCACTGGGGTGCAAGCcagccggacgcctgggtccccggtAAGTTTCTCCCCTGCggccccggacgcctgggttcactGTCAGTGCCTCCACCCCCCAGACTCACAGGCCTGGGTTCCTGGTAGATTCCCCCCCTGGATTAATGGGTTTGCAGCcaacccccctccaaaaaaacccctccagcgtGTGGGTTCACAATcaattccttcccccaccccggggTTCACGACCCACCCCCCAAGCTCCTACCGCAGCATGTATGGTAAAGTGGtaaattccctccccccacagcagggtCTGCAGccagcacccccccccaaaatgctCCCCCGATCCTCCGatgcccagccagccccccaacATGTAGGCTCGTAATAAATTGGTAAATTCCACCACCCGGGCGTCTGGGTGCAtgatgcgggggggagggggggtctgtaGTGGGAGTGGagcactggggctggggagggatatGGGAACATGGGGGGGTAGTTTATTTCCATGcaaggggggagaaaggggaggaaagGGATAAAGATATGAGGGGAAGGGGgcttggagtcaggactcctgggttctccacccagctctggaaggggagtggggtctagtggttagaggagggggctgggagtcaggactcctgggttctccacccagctctggaaggggagtgatgtctagtggttagaggagggggtgctgggagccaggactcctgggttctctccccagctctgggaaaggagtgaggtctagtggttagagctgggggggtgctgggaggcaggcctcctgggttctctccggagctctgggaagggagtgaggtctagtggttacagctggggggggctgctgggaggcaggactcctgggttctctccccggctctgggaagggagtgaggtctagtggttagagctgggggtggtactggaagccaggactcctgggttctctccccagctcagagAGGGGCCAGGGCCTGGAACGCACAGCTGGGGGGTCCCTGAGCTAGACAGACCCTCTCCCCAGCCAGGCACTAGGTGGCGccaccctccctgcctcccaccctgcAGCTACACCTCTGCCTATTGCAATGGGACACCCCCCGACAGCCAAGCACCAACACCCCAGCCTGGCGCAAGGGGACCCCAGCCTCTGTCCTCTACAGCTGCACCCTGTCCTGCCCGGCCTGGTGCCAGGGGGAACCAGCTGTCACCCCCCCCTTTCCCTGCATGCCCCTGGGCAGGGCAAGAGTTCTGTGCCACAGCAGGCACCAGAGGCACCTCCAGGGCCTGGCTCCGTGCCAGCCCCCAGCGCATCTCcgtggggcagccaggggagcgGGGCCCACAGCTGccaacacacccagcccctgccccacacttctccagggcagccagggagtgaggggcaccggcagggctgggggcccagggctgggctagcacgggctgcgggttgagagtgaggggcaccggcagggctgggggcccagggctgggacaacaggggctgcgggtcaggagtgaggggcacctgcagggctggggggagcccagggttgggctagcaggggctgcgggtcggcagtgaggggcaccggcacagctgggaggagcccagggctgggctagcaggggctgcgggtcgagagtgagaggcaccggcagggctgggctagcaggggctgcaggtcgggagtgaggggcactggcagagctgggctagcaggggctgcgggtcaagagtgaggggcaccagcaggcctgggctagcaggggctgtgggtcgagagtgaggggcactggcagagctggggggagcccagggctgggctagcgagGGCtacgggtcaggagtgaggggcaccggcagggctggggggatcccagggttgggctagcaggggctgtgggtcaggagtgaggggcaccggcacagctggggggagcccaggactgggctagcagggggctacaggtcgggagtgaggggcaccggcagggctgtggggagcccagggctgggctagcaggggctgcgggtcgggagtgaggggcaccggcagagctggggggagcccagggccgggctagcgagggctgcgggtcgggagtgaggggcacctcaCTGAAACACCCAGGGGTGGCCTTATTAGCTCAGTCCAGGGGCCCACCCAGCTGCCTGGCCAGAGATTACAAGCAACGCCCCCTAGCAGCCCTTTTGGGGACGACCCACTTCCCCGTTCCCTCCTGACCTTccccagccagagactccagccctggagcctgaGCATGAGGCTCCGTTCACCCCTTTGTCACATGCCCGCAGCCGCCCTCGTTAGCAGCCCGCATGCCCATGGCCTCAACGAGCCCGCCTCAGCCAGCCCACGGCCAGGCCTGCTGGGGAATCCCGTATTCCCCGGACCACACGCTGATtgtaggggagaggggggagatcACCAACGTGTCCAACCAGCCCATCCCCGACTCAAGGCCGGTGCACTGGGAGGTTCTGGTGCCCCTGACTCCCGacacctgcagcccccactgacccagccctgagcccccccccagctctgctggtgcccctcactcccaacccgcagcccctgctagcccagccctaggcccccccagctctgccagtgcccctcactcccaacctgcagcccctgctagcccaccccagggccccccctctgccctgccggtgcccctcactcccgacccgcagcccctgctagcccagccatgggctccccccagccccgacggtgcccctcactcccgacccgcagcccctgctagcccagctgtgggctccccacagccctgccggtgcctctcactcccgacccgcagccccctacgAGCCCAGTTGTACCACCCTTCCCAtggtacaggtggggaaactgaggcacagcagggTCTTGCCGGTGGCCAAGCCGAGAACTAAACCCGgctcccccaccccgctgctCTGTCCATGGGGTCTCGCAGCCTCGCTGCCTGCACTGCGCGGACGAGCCCGGGACAGTGAAAACGGGGTAACTCCGGGTCactctcccctgcctgccccaccctaGCGGGGGGAGGGTGGATCAGCCGCATCCGGGGTCCCTGGGCCGCACCCAGCCCCCAGGGCTCGTCTTTCCCCCGCCCCAGAAAtcaggtccccccccccccccccgactcgtCCTCCCCCTCCGTCCTTGAAAGGCGGAAACAAAACATTCAAGGTGAGAGAGTTGCTCAGGTgaaggggggagagcccagggggctgcgggtcgggagtgaggggcaccagcagggctgggggggggctgggctagcagggggctgcgggtcgggagtgaggggcaccagcagggctggggggggggctgggctagcagggggttgccggtcgggagtgaggggcaccagcagggctggggggggggctgggctagcagggggctgcgggtcgggagtgaggggcaccagcagggctggggggggctgggctagcagggggctgcgggtcgggagtgaggggcaccagcagggctggggggggctgggctagcagggggctg
This window encodes:
- the BCAT2 gene encoding branched-chain-amino-acid aminotransferase, mitochondrial isoform X1, coding for MHRRGPAGPINPRHRGMAAPRVRARIGAAGRVLPGQFCAALDWLLPLGPWRPISTFFKASDLRVELTSEPKPKPEVGQLQFGKHFTDHMLTVEWDRERGWGQPHIKPFQHLRLHPASSALHYAVELFEGMKAFRGQDQRIRLFRPLMNMERMSRSAARASLPPFDQLQLLECIRRLVAIDQAWVPHSDSASLYIRPTYIGTEPSLGVSRPGHALLFVILSPVGAYFASGPMGAVGLLAEPRYVRAWLGGVGDCKMGGNYAPTILVQDEAVRAGCQQVLWLYGDDHQITEVGTMNIFLFWTDLQGELELVTPPLNGIILPGVTRQSLLDLARKWGEFKVSERSITMADLLRGLREKRVREVFGSGTACVVSPVSHVLYQGKNYPIPTMENGPDLTKRFLKELTDIQYGRVPSDWVLPV
- the BCAT2 gene encoding branched-chain-amino-acid aminotransferase, mitochondrial isoform X2, yielding MHRRGPAGPINPRHRGMAAPRVRARIGAAGRVLPGQFCAALDWLLPLGPWRPISTFFKLFEGMKAFRGQDQRIRLFRPLMNMERMSRSAARASLPPFDQLQLLECIRRLVAIDQAWVPHSDSASLYIRPTYIGTEPSLGVSRPGHALLFVILSPVGAYFASGPMGAVGLLAEPRYVRAWLGGVGDCKMGGNYAPTILVQDEAVRAGCQQVLWLYGDDHQITEVGTMNIFLFWTDLQGELELVTPPLNGIILPGVTRQSLLDLARKWGEFKVSERSITMADLLRGLREKRVREVFGSGTACVVSPVSHVLYQGKNYPIPTMENGPDLTKRFLKELTDIQYGRVPSDWVLPV